From a single Macrobrachium rosenbergii isolate ZJJX-2024 chromosome 7, ASM4041242v1, whole genome shotgun sequence genomic region:
- the LOC136840473 gene encoding general transcription factor II-I repeat domain-containing protein 2B-like: protein MSENEDIYGNFEEYESVLDTLIEEYNKRFNDFEKHNITLKLAFQPHLVDVSKAPEELQMELIEMSEDNILKSLFDKRVNPVEIWKNAIECPRLREHARRRLISCFSSTYCCESTFLNLAQIKSSLRTQLTYEHLEDQLRLRTTMLEPDIKMLSQKKQTQRSH from the coding sequence ATGAGTGAAAATGAAGATATCTATGGAAACTTTGAAGAATATGAGTCGGTTTTAGACACACTGATAGAAGAATACAATAAAAGATTCAATGATTTTGAAAAGCATAACATCACTCTGAAACTTGCTTTTCAACCTCACTTAGTTGATGTATCAAAGGCTCCTGAAGAGTTACAAATGGAGCTTATTGAAATGTCTGAGGATAACATCCTGAAGTCTCTGTTTGACAAGAGAGTAAATCCCGTCGAAATTTGGAAAAACGCGATAGAATGTCCTCGTCTTCGTGAACATGCACGACGACGACtgatttcctgtttttcttcaacATACTGCTGTGAATCCACATTTTTGAACTTGGCGCAAATCAAGAGCTCACTGAGAACACAGTTGACATACGAGCATTTGGAGGACCAGTTGAGACTAAGAACCACTATGTTAGAGCCTGATATCAAAATGCTTTCTCAAAAGAAGCAAACTCAAAGAAGTCATTAA